A stretch of DNA from Alteromonas gilva:
GGTATGACGCCAATCACTCTGAGTGCTGCACTCTATGCCGCCGGTGCTGGCTGTGATGCGGTAGACTGGGTGATGGACGGTGAACAACGCCAGGCATTTTGCGCAGTGCGCCCACCGGGCCATCACGCCGAATATGATAGCGCTATGGGCTTTTGTTTGTTTAATAACGTTGCCGTCGCTGCCCGCTATGCGATTAAGCAGTACGATTTGCAGCGTGTGGCGATTGTTGATTTTGATGTGCATCATGGCAATGGCACCGAACATATCATTGGCGGCGATCGACGTATTATGATGTGTTCATCATTTCAACACCCATTCTATCCGCATTCGGGGTCGCCGGTGTCGGCCAGTAATATTCTCAGTGCGCCGCTGGAGGCGGGCGCCGATGGCGATGCATTTCGCGCCGCGGTGAGTTATTGGTTTGATGCGCTGCGTAATTTTAAGCCCCAGTTAATCTTGATCAGTGCCGGTTTCGATGCCCATGCCGAAGATGATATGGGGCAGCTGCGCCTGCGCGAAGACGATTACCATTGGATTAGCCGGCAATTGCGCGGGGTGGCTGATGACGTGTGCCATGGTCGCATTGTCAGCATGCTTGAAGGGGGCTATATACAAAGTGCCTTAGGCCGCAGTGTCGTGGCCCACCTGAAAGGCCTGCAGGGTGACGACCAGAGCCATTAAGGTTTACCTGCTGTAAGCGAAGGTAGGCTTATACCGCGCAAAAACAACCTTTAGCGTCGGTGTTTACACTGGCACCGTAGTAGTCAGTTGCAGTCGCTAACTGGCTTATTTCGGCCACCAGATTGTTACCGGTAAAGCAGCCATAGCCAGTAGCGTAGGGGCCGAGGTAGCGCAATTTTCCCTGCTTATCGACTACCGCCAGGGCCGGAAAAGCGTCGATATACCTGCGTAGCGTGGAATGCTCTGTTAACGATAGCTGTGTTACCCGATAGCCCTTATCGGCCAATGCCTGGGTAAGCTCCTGCTGATGCGGTTCGGTAAGCGTATCGCAGTAACAACGCTGACTGGCCCGCATATGCACTAACGATCCCGGCCCCACCCCAGCTGCGCTAAGGTGTGCGGCGAACTGTTGATCAAACTCCGGCTGACTGGCTGCCTGAGCCAGTTTCATTTGCGGATCAAACATTTTTATCTGATCCAGATTAGCCACCATCAGCGCGCCTAATATGGCTACTGCCCAGACGATAACGGCGGCGGTAATCACACGGTTTGACATTATATTACGAAGCGATTCACGGTATTGAGCATGGACTGACACTTT
This window harbors:
- a CDS encoding DUF6436 domain-containing protein — protein: MSNRVITAAVIVWAVAILGALMVANLDQIKMFDPQMKLAQAASQPEFDQQFAAHLSAAGVGPGSLVHMRASQRCYCDTLTEPHQQELTQALADKGYRVTQLSLTEHSTLRRYIDAFPALAVVDKQGKLRYLGPYATGYGCFTGNNLVAEISQLATATDYYGASVNTDAKGCFCAV
- a CDS encoding histone deacetylase family protein — its product is MTIKIFRGKDCLHHDVSAEHPENPDRLYAIDDQLLASGLDMICQHGDARQVQRENLLLAHDPYYVESIFKRSPDSGVIWLEQDTGMTPITLSAALYAAGAGCDAVDWVMDGEQRQAFCAVRPPGHHAEYDSAMGFCLFNNVAVAARYAIKQYDLQRVAIVDFDVHHGNGTEHIIGGDRRIMMCSSFQHPFYPHSGSPVSASNILSAPLEAGADGDAFRAAVSYWFDALRNFKPQLILISAGFDAHAEDDMGQLRLREDDYHWISRQLRGVADDVCHGRIVSMLEGGYIQSALGRSVVAHLKGLQGDDQSH